One Alphaproteobacteria bacterium LSUCC0396 genomic region harbors:
- the rplK gene encoding 50S ribosomal protein L11 yields the protein MAKKIQGYIKLNIPAGAANPSPPVGPALGQRGVNIMEFCKAFNAATDSLEKNMPVPVVITVYQDKSFSFVTKTAPVSYFLKKAAGLKGGSKEPGRSVAGKVTMAQVREIADQKMGDMNAVDVEGAMQMVIGSARAMGLEVVEG from the coding sequence ATGGCAAAGAAGATCCAAGGTTACATCAAGCTGAATATTCCGGCAGGCGCGGCCAATCCGTCGCCACCAGTTGGCCCAGCATTGGGCCAGCGCGGTGTAAACATCATGGAATTCTGTAAGGCGTTCAACGCGGCAACAGATTCGCTGGAAAAGAATATGCCAGTGCCGGTTGTCATCACTGTCTATCAGGACAAGTCATTCTCATTTGTCACCAAAACTGCGCCAGTGAGCTATTTCTTGAAAAAGGCTGCCGGTCTGAAGGGTGGATCAAAAGAGCCGGGCCGTTCGGTTGCCGGCAAGGTAACAATGGCGCAGGTGCGCGAAATTGCCGATCAGAAGATGGGCGATATGAATGCTGTTGACGTTGAAGGCGCAATGCAAATGGTGATCGGCTCTGCCCGTGCCATGGGCCTCGAAGTCGTGGAGGGCTAA
- the nusG gene encoding transcription termination/antitermination protein NusG: MAKRWYVLHVFSGSEKKVAQSIREQAATHGLEDQIEDVMVPTENVVEVKRGVRVEGERKFFPGYILVKLELSDEAWQMVTSQPRVTGFLGGKGRPIPITDKEAERLIKQVSEGVERPRTTITFDIGEQVRVADGPFASFNGYVEEADDDKARLKVAVSIFGRSTPVELEYSQVEKI, translated from the coding sequence ATGGCCAAGCGCTGGTATGTCCTTCATGTCTTCTCAGGATCTGAGAAAAAGGTCGCGCAGTCTATCCGTGAGCAAGCAGCTACGCATGGATTGGAAGATCAGATCGAAGACGTCATGGTTCCGACCGAAAACGTGGTCGAGGTCAAGCGCGGTGTCCGCGTTGAGGGTGAGCGTAAATTTTTCCCCGGCTACATTCTGGTGAAATTAGAACTAAGCGATGAAGCGTGGCAGATGGTGACAAGCCAGCCGCGGGTTACCGGTTTTCTTGGTGGCAAGGGTCGCCCGATCCCAATTACTGACAAGGAAGCCGAGCGGCTTATCAAGCAAGTCAGCGAAGGGGTTGAGCGTCCACGGACAACCATCACCTTTGATATCGGCGAGCAGGTGCGGGTGGCTGACGGGCCGTTTGCATCATTTAACGGCTATGTCGAAGAGGCCGATGATGATAAGGCGCGCTTGAAAGTGGCGGTCTCTATCTTTGGCCGGTCAACGCCGGTTGAGCTGGAATATAGTCAGGTCGAAAAAATATAG
- the rplA gene encoding 50S ribosomal protein L1, with translation MARNSKNLKAAYAAIDRNKAYELAEAVALVKGNAKAKFDETIEISMNLGVDPRHADQMVRGVVAMPNGTGKTMRVAVFAKDAKADEAKAAGADLVGAEDLAEAIQNGESGFDRVIATPDMMGVVGRLGKVLGPRGLMPNPKLGTVTADVAAAVAAAKAGEVQYRAEKAGVVHAGIGKASFDEAKIVENASAFIDAVRKARPSGAKGQYVKKITISSTMGAGVFVEEAAGQ, from the coding sequence ATGGCAAGAAATAGCAAGAATTTGAAAGCAGCCTACGCGGCGATTGACCGGAACAAGGCGTATGAACTTGCCGAAGCTGTTGCGCTGGTAAAGGGCAATGCCAAGGCAAAATTTGACGAGACCATCGAAATTTCGATGAATCTTGGGGTTGATCCACGCCATGCAGACCAGATGGTTCGCGGCGTTGTTGCCATGCCAAATGGCACTGGCAAGACCATGCGGGTTGCCGTCTTTGCAAAAGACGCCAAGGCGGATGAGGCAAAAGCCGCTGGTGCCGATCTTGTTGGTGCCGAAGATCTGGCCGAAGCAATCCAGAACGGCGAGTCAGGCTTTGACCGGGTGATTGCGACACCTGACATGATGGGTGTTGTGGGTCGTCTTGGTAAGGTTCTTGGCCCACGCGGCCTGATGCCAAACCCGAAATTGGGCACAGTGACTGCCGATGTTGCAGCCGCGGTCGCCGCTGCCAAGGCTGGTGAAGTGCAGTACCGCGCTGAAAAAGCTGGTGTTGTTCATGCCGGTATCGGTAAGGCCAGCTTTGACGAGGCAAAAATTGTCGAGAACGCATCAGCATTTATTGATGCGGTTCGCAAAGCACGTCCATCTGGTGCCAAAGGCCAGTATGTAAAAAAGATCACCATTTCATCAACAATGGGCGCAGGTGTGTTCGTTGAGGAAGCAGCCGGCCAATAA
- the secE gene encoding preprotein translocase subunit SecE, with translation MAKVSPAQFVRQVRQEINRISWATKRETGTATLTVFIMTTIAALFFLLVDWVLSNGVQFVLGLGG, from the coding sequence ATGGCTAAAGTGTCGCCCGCACAATTTGTTAGGCAGGTCCGTCAGGAAATCAACCGGATTTCCTGGGCTACTAAGCGTGAGACGGGCACGGCCACACTAACTGTGTTTATAATGACAACAATTGCCGCGCTGTTTTTTCTGTTGGTTGATTGGGTGTTGTCGAATGGTGTCCAGTTTGTTCTTGGCCTTGGTGGCTAA